Genomic segment of Eschrichtius robustus isolate mEscRob2 chromosome 7, mEscRob2.pri, whole genome shotgun sequence:
TGCACACgcacccacacacagacacagagcccATTACAGAACTGCCTTCCTTAGATACCCTCTGATCACAAGTGGGAGTGATGAATGACGCAGCAGTGGGCTGcccctgtggtcagggaacatgtGGTTCCACGGGGTTTCTACCCTGAGTTGTTCAGAAATAAGGAACTGCTTCTCCTCACACATCCCCTGTACGTTTCATTTATATCCCAACTTGCACCATGCTAGCCTTGGCCAACTTGCCCATGGAAGCCAGGTCTGGTGGCTCTTTTGAGAAAACGGATATGAAAAAAGATGAGGAGGCAAGTCACTGAGAAATCAAACCCCTTTCCCCAAATCACAAAGTAAAGCAAATCCCCACCGGGGTCAGGAGTAGGATCCAAGGGCTCCTTTTGGATGCAGAATGACTTCACTGCTTATTAAACCACAAGGTCTGAGCGTTGGAATGAACCTTATCAGATCTGTTCCTTGAAGAGTAGAGTCAACCCCAAAGTTTTCCAGATCTGCAAATGAAATTTGGATTGGTTAAGAAGCAGCGTGGCGTCTCTCCTCACTCCAAGCACAAATCCCTGTGTGCTTAGCTCTGTTCCAGCTCCAGATCTGCTCCTTGGCTGTGCTGCATCACTCCAGGCTCAGTCTGGGAATAAGCCACCACAatcccctccttctctccactTCGACAGCAGGACGGTGAGTGTCACGAATGGGCTCCTCACTTCCTGAAACAGTCTTCACGTATATGTGGGCTTCTTCTGCTCCCATGATATTCTTCTCCTGTGTGGGTAACCTCCTAGGATTCTTGAGAAAAcaaacaggtttaaaaaaaatacatcaaagaCTTTTGCTTCTGGCCAAGTTGGAGTAACAGCAGCCAGACTTACCCTCGCACCTGAAACAACCAACCATCAGACAAAATATTTGGAACAGTTTTCAAGACGTTGGATGTCATCAGTGTGATCATTGATATGGTTGGGTTTTAATCTACCGTcttcctatttgttttctatttgttctgtCTGTCTGCtggtacttaaaatttttttctgtcttcttctgtATAGATTTTAGAAGCATCTTATTGAGTTCcatgaaaaatatttgttgaggttCATATTGGAATTACATTTATTATATAGATCAATTTGAAGTTGTTTGATATCTGTATACTATTGAGTCTTCTTATCCAGGAGCATTAAATACAAACTCCCATTATTTAGGTCTTACTTAATATCTTTTACGGAAGTTTTATTATTCTCCATAAAGGGATTACAggtttttgttagatttattcctcaTCATTCTGTGTATTTTTATTACCACTacaaaatggtatttttttaaaattactttttctaactaattgttattgatttttagaaatgtgaattactttttaatattgattttatatccagTAAACTTGTTAAAATATCTTGTTAGTTCTATTAATTTATCTGTGGATAATTTGGCTTTTCTATGTAGATAATCATACCATCTGTAAATAatgacatttttgtttcttcttttccagtcttatgctttctgtttctttttctttttttttaatctttattgaggtataactgacaaataaaattgcaaGATATTTAAAGAGAAGAGTGTGATTATTTGacgtacatatacattgtgaaaggattctccTGCACTGAGTGAATTTCTACTCCTTTTTCTCATCCTGCTGCATTGACTGGGGCCTAAAGTACAATATCAGATAGAACTGGTAACAGTGAGCgtccttgttttgtttctgatctgaaaaagaatcattAACATTTTACCTTTAGGTATGATATttgctgtacttttttttttttaaatgtcttgttTCAAGTTAAGGAAGcaccttttaaatttttggtttgcTAGTTCACATCACAAATGGCTGTATAATATTTTTGAATTCTCTTCTATGGAaatgatcacatgatttttctcttttaccaGTGAAACAAGtgatattaaattaattttctaatattaaataaaTCTTGAATTCCTGTCCAGCCAGTAAAAATATAATGAGAACCTCCTTTGTGCTTACCCTGTACTTCTCCTGTACACCAGAGGCTTTAGGACCCTTAGCTTGTTTGCCATGTGAATGATGTATAGTGTTTATAACCAAGAGTTCTTACCTCAGCTATCCTGGGACTGTCATAGATTTCTGAGATTTCACAAGGCCTCTCACTTTcctaagttgttttaaaaaataaaacaaaataaagaagaagaagaaatgaaaggttACAGCATTTGCCCATGACCATGATTAAAATCAGCGGTTCTTaaacctggctgcacattagaatcaccagagagctttaaaaataaaccaaaataaacaaacggatAATAACTACCCCCTCCCagaaaaaacataaacaagagaTACCACTGTGAATTACTTCAAAAATAATCCAGGTTGACAGTGTGGAAAAGTGGGTGGAAGCGGAGACGAAACAAGATTGGCCGTTGTTAATAACTagattcattatactattctctctactttagTATCTGTTTAATGTGATCTATCATAAAATGTTGGGATATTTTTGGTACCAATGCCACAGCTCTATcattcagagattctgatttaatcgGTTTTGGTGGTTGGTATTTTCATAGCCTCCAAGATGATTTTAAAGTGCCCTGAAAGATTGAGGAACCATTACTTAAATAATACCACCAACAACCACaatatttcttaatatatttaaagtttacAGCTTGTCAACACATCTTTATACCCATGATCTCATTCCATCCTTACACCTCCGCTTACCTCTTAAAATAAGttgggtagggacttccctggtggcgcagtggttaagaatatgcctgccaatgcaggggacatgggtttgagccctggtccaggaagatcccacatgccgcgaagcaaccaagcccgtgcaccacaactactgagcctgcgtgccacaactactgaagcctgcacgcctagagcccgtgctccgcaaaagagaagccaccacaatgagaagcctgcgcaccacagtgaagagtagcccccgcttgtcgcaactagagaaagcccgcgtgccacaatgaaggcccaacgcagccaaaaatttttttttttaattttttaattaaataaataaggtgggtatattttttttctttttggccgcactgcgcagcttgtgggatcttagttccccacaaGGGCAAggagggattgaaccctggccctagGCTGCTGAGACCACGGAGTCCttaacactggaccgccagggaattcctgaggtGGGTAGTTTTTATGACTCTTATTTTGGAGTTGAACTaaccaagaaacagaaaatgttaaGTCACTTGTCCAGGATCATATAAATCAtacagtggcagagccagggttagAACCTACGTTTTTTACTCCCCGTTAACGCCTACCACTGTGAGAACAATCAGGAATGTTCATAAATAAGGATGGAATTAGAGCCCAGAGTCCACACAACACAGTTGTATCACAACCATGGACCCTGGCTGGACATGGGTCAGGGTGGCCCTTGAATTCTGAGCCTGGTCTCCAGAGCAATCTGGTATTTGGATGGGGTGGGGTCGGGAGATTCCCTTGTGACTGATGTGTGTTCAGAAGTGGGAAAAGGACAAAGATAGATAGAGTCACATACTCCCGGACGTATCCCTAAGATAGACGCCTCAGGGTCTGTTTGTCTCCCATCTTTCTTAAGATCACCTCCATCCTCTTTGTGAAGCTTGTGGCCTTGTTTCtcaaggttagaaaacacaccCACTGTACTGATGTGTTTGCCGTAGCAACAAACGTCCCTCTCCGCTGCTACTTTTTGCCACCCCAGATACCATCCTCACATGACATAAGAGTTGTGTGACAAATCAGCTCTGCCTGGAGAATAATGTCATGAGTCTGAgacagaaattgaggcacagaaacaTCCACCACCTTGTCCTCAGAAAACAGATATGGGTCCTGACACCCTCAGCCCAAAGCCAGTTCATCAAATACCGACTCTTGCCAACACGTCCAGACCCAAAGAAGCTGCTAATCACCTCGGTGGACTCACTGCTGCTTCTTCTTTGGTGAATCAGAGTAAATAGTAAGGCCACCAGCAGGGCCGTGGCCACCAGGGACGGGATGCCAGCTGCTAACCCAAGAGAGGGTCCACAGTCCTGCACAGAGAAAATAGTCAGGTTCTCCCGGAAAAAAGGAAGAGTTCGGTtgattaaaagtaaaacaaaaccctACATGGACCCTAAGTATCGTACACAAAATCAAAAGGGTAATGAAATACAGTGAAAAATTGTTTGCAACGTACATGACAAATGGCTCATTTTCATAGGAGTTAATGTACATAGTTTAAATCAATTGGAAAAGGGCAATAATTCAATAGAAAATTGGACAAATATATGAAGAGGCCATTCCTAGGAACAGAAATACAAACGTTGCATCAACAGAGGAAGAGCTAAAATACAGTTCAAAGCAACAATTAGATACCATTCTTATCTATTAGTCTGGCAAAAAGTAAAAGGTTTTAGTGTATCCCACACCATTTTgatatgaattttttaatttatttacgtTAAATGCATGAGCCAATTAATTTTCAGACTCCCATTTTGCTTTGATCTGGGTGGAAATAGCCATGCTTGTAGCCCCGTAAGTTTTCAGATTTGCAGATTATTTGAAAATACCAAAGATAGTGTTCAGAATCCCTACACATATGCAACTGTCGTATAATACTGGATTCTTCttcattttggggggggggtgatttTATTAAAGAATAACATAATACGTAAAAGtatatacattataaatataCAGCTTGATGACTTTTCACGTGATGAACCCACCCatgtaaccagcacccagatgAAGAATCAACGTTACCAGCCCCCCAGAAACCCCTCGGGCTCCGTTCCAGTCACTGCATGTGTAACCTCTATCCTGAAATCCATCACCATAGGTTAGTCTTGTCTGTTTTTCAACGTCATCTAGATGCAGGTAGAAAGTATGTAGTctcttgtgtctagcttcttttgaTCAACACTTTGGGAATCATCTGTGATTTTGCgtgttctccttcccttttgAACTGACTTGGTCATAAGAATAATAGTTGAGGAAGATTCTGTGCTTGGTGACAGTTCACATATCAAACTTTAATCCTCAAAACGAATGCATGAGATGGGTAcagcattatccccattttctaaaTGACCAAGCCAAGGCTCCAAAATTTAAGTGATATACTTACCGCTCCTTTCCCACTGGTAACAGCTGGGGAGGAAGTCTGGGTGGAAAAAGAACATAcatcttaagaaaacaaaatctatAGAATGCACATCACACAACACAGTCTGTCCAAGGTTAAGCTGTAATGCCTAAAGTATATCCCTTTGCTAAACTTTCTATTAAAAACAACTGCCAAACAGAACCCTCTTTGACTGCTTCCCAGGTAAGAAGGAATAAAATTGGGTTACAAGGAGAGAGAAATCAGAAATTCAGGTGAGGTCTTCATTATTCACCCTGTGGATGTGCCATAATAGGTTTCAGAACTCAAAAAGTTTTTCTCCTGTCCCAAGTCCCCACACCCTTCCCAGCACACTTTGGGCCTACTTGTCCCCGTTGCTAGAAGGGAAAAAAGTTAAATACCAGTGGAAGCCAGGCTCTTTAAGGAGGCCTTACTTGTTTCCAAACTGCAATGAAGCAAATGGCTTGGGCAGGTATCTGAAGTTGTGAATTATCCATGCTCCTGGGATAATTCTACATTGAATGAGTACAGTACATGTTCCCATTTCACATCTCCACTCAAGGAGGGGCACTGGATTTTACCCATTTATGAGATATTTCAGATGAGAGTCTTATCTGGATCAATAAATCTcagggcacagagttccacattagCAACTGACCCGTGTAAGCTATGCGAGGTGGTGCCGTGTGGGGTTAAGAGCACGAGTCCTAGGCTCACACTAGCCAGAATGAAATGGCGATTTCTCCACTCACAAGCTAATGAGcctcatttcttcatctataaaatagggctgTGAGTACCTACTTCTAGGACTGGTAAGAGGATCAAATGAGCACCGGGAGTATAAGCTTTTGTCATTCCTTTAAACTTGGCAAAGCTCTGGCCAGACCTGTTATATATTGAATATTCTCATCAACCTCAGTGAGTACACTGGAATCCCAGGGACTTGGACTTTTGACAGTTATTGTctctattttacaaaaaaaaaaaaaaaaaaaaaaaagatccagatCTCAGAGAAGTTATAGGTCTTCTCCCAGGTCTCATAGATAACCATAAATCTAACCTGAATGTGGATGTTTGCATTCCAAGCCTAAGCCTCTTTCCCAGAGAGCTCCCATCAAAGGAGAGATTTGCTAACCAGGTATTGACACTTGGTACTTAAATggctacagtttttaaaaatagaactaccatatgacccagcaatcccactgctggtcatataccctgagaaaaccataattcaaaaagagtcatgtaccacaatgttcattgcagctctatttacaatagccgggacatggaagcaacctaagtgtccatcaacagatgaatggataaagaagatgtggcacatatatacaatggaatattactcagccataaaaagaaacaaaattgagttatttgtagtgaggtggatggacctagagtctgtcatacagagtgaaataagtcagaaagagaaaaacaaatatcgtatgctaacacatatatatggaatctaaaaaaaaaatggttctgatgaacctaggggcaggacaggaataaagacgcagacatagagaatggacttgaggacatggggagggggaaggggaagctgggacaaagtgaaagagtggcatggacatatatacactaccaaatgtaaaatagatagctagtgggaagcagctgcatagcacagggagatcagctctgtgctttgtgaccacctagaggggtgggatagggaggatgggagggagacgtaagagggaggggatatggggatatatgtatacatatagcttattcactttgtgatacagcagaaactaatacaccattgtaaagcaattatactccaataaagatgttaaaaaataaataaataaataaaatttttaaaatttaaaaaagtaaatagctACAGTTTTACCGAAGCGcaatctcaccccacccccaccttaaAGCTGCATTTACCTTAAGGGTTCTATTTCTCAGGGTGATGCCAAGAGTTGCATATCATTTTGGGTAAGATGTTTTGTCTTCAGGTTACAGAAATTCActtgggctggatttggcccccCAAAATGAGTTATCTCTAAGGATTCAGGGGTACCTCATGGAGCCCATGGGCAGTGAGAATCTGGCCTCTCTAGGGACTGAAGCTGGGGACCGGGAACTTGTCAGGACCAAAGCCTTCCCTCCTGAGATCTCTCCATCACTCCTGGGCAGAATGGCCTTTCACCTGTACTTTTCTCTGCCTGtttgcttccttctttctctctccagatGGATTTTTCTGCCCTCATGAACACCTGCTAATCGTACCAGCTAATGCTTATGgagaacttactatgtgccaggctgttCAAGTACTTTTCCTGTATCGACTCATTTATTCTGCACCATAGCCAGTGCAGCAGGACTGTAacgatccccattttacagaagagaagagtgaggcacagagaagtcaagtaacttgtgcaaggtcacacagccctaAGTGGCAGATGCCGAGTGGCCTGGCTCCAGGGTCCAAGCTCTTAACCGTTGGACTACTCTGCCTTCCATGACCAAATGCAGCATCCCAACCCAGTTTTTATACTTGACAGTTCAGTATGGCCCAGTAGGGGCTGACTTGCATATGTGGCCCTGTCCCCAACTCTCTGCAGAGAAGCTCTCATGAGCTGAGTATCCACCTTTCCCCACTTCCCAGGGCTCTGGTGTTCCCAGTCATCCAGCTGCACCGAAAGGGAAGGGTTCTATGGTAGAAATATCACTGCCAGGTAGGGTGGCCAGCCGTCCCGGTTTTCCACAGAAATTGCCTAGGTGGTAGCAcattcagtgctaaaaccagacAGTCCCAGGCAGGCTGGGGTGGCTGTTGTCCTATATAGGTTCAAAGGGAGGAGGGACAGTTCTCAGAGAAATGTGCTGTGAACCAAGGAGATGCTCCCAAAGTGATGACTAACAGAATAAGGGCCTCCCTCTCGACCCGTTCACCCTCACCGCCCCAAGCAACGGCTTCTTGCTTCTCTGAGTTACCTTCGTAGGCTGTGCCAAGCCAGGATAAGACAGAACCTGGGGTCTCTACGGACCTGCTGGCTTCGAGCAGCCAGGGGGAAAGTGCCAGCAGTGGCCATATTAAAAGGTTTTGACAGGTAAGGAGAGGGATAGGGGAATTTGTCTGCAGACAACAGGCAGAGGCAGAAGCAGGGGGCAGAGTGAGTCAGGGAGGTTCAGAAGTCAGGGCCGCACCGGGAGGGTAGAGCAGGTGCCGGCAAGTCACGGACAGATGTCAGGGCCGCCAGTGTGGCAGCAGAAGGCCGGCAGTGAGTCTCGAGGTTCTACCTTTCTGCTGCTCTCCAGAATGATGCCCCCATGGTACAGTAAACACGGCCACGGGCTTAAGCGTCCCCTTTCCTGGCGATTCAGTTTATTCTCTTTGAATGACCATATGACTTTTCAGAAAATTTGGCACAGCCAAAACCACTGAAAAACTGGGCCAGGAAAACACCTGCCTCCATCACAGCAGCACTTCTGGTCAGAAAACAATCCTGGCGTGTTATCTCTACACAACACAAGAACAGAAGATGGAGGGTGAATTCTGGATTGAAACGGTC
This window contains:
- the OPALIN gene encoding opalin gives rise to the protein MSFSLNVTLPANTTSSPAVTSGKGADCGPSLGLAAGIPSLVATALLVALLFTLIHQRRSSSESTEESERPCEISEIYDSPRIAENPRRLPTQEKNIMGAEEAHIYVKTVSGSEEPIRDTHRPAVEVERRRGLWWLIPRLSLE